A window from Saccharomyces cerevisiae S288C chromosome XIII, complete sequence encodes these proteins:
- the VRL1 gene encoding Vrl1p (hypothetical protein; expression induced by heat and by calcium shortage; in many strains, YML002W is continuous with YML003W, and is predicted to encode a single protein of 1090 aa with a full-length VPS9 domain; in strains S288C, W303, and CEN.PK, a single thymine residue is deleted near the 3' end of YML003W at ChrXIII:264337, causing a frameshift and premature stop codon, truncating YML003W), whose amino-acid sequence MDSHQLELPDGLNNMTMDADTLISLFVLVVCRSEQKHLKSHLYYLQNFSNNSSSTKFGILGYAVSTLEAVVCYFEDFNKNTGNVAKANTLCEKTKNLLDKLSCENPTNEVEDLATYKDILTYRNEQGQSILSICITNHKNYILLDILSEYENDFPVEDLLEDETIDGSTLLIESIKAGNLEAAKVLIKIMLFNCTEEELVSYINKTDKYARTVAHYLTHEMDILKSIGNYIDWKRKNSSGQTPLFSIFRSYDQPNYEEMVKTAFDIANTWYRKHNSLFDYLDHTDNKGNSLLHVLKTNIPILLQLTKLDINEENYKGLTPLMVYVKYKRLSNIDAITKDRRLILEKVQNSTFFTCFDYAKDHSVLSKIGERGVKDSLFGLIYFHSLRYHNLNATTNITSVSNAEKPFATTVINMKTIQGLLRSILKDNPFTFLPLNTYIDEISHLNRSDLTIIGKTDVTSLLHQLTNCFNVLLFLKKIPENLFTDEASILYWMRINTSKRNQKPSGKENPKTMEPEEINMIQSFLRFNFDEISSFKASLNILRKVLIFINLKSDDFEDAYKGLNEMGRKLINSEASSAFKGIITNHNMFSELSLAALLENVRFLEQCTIQLSSFVQIILFEKIPNWWKHYGEFLALHKSYRKAFPNMVKPKSASDTSSRAPLGGFIETKREQSEQRLAVQIKASSKMLKELGSEIFVAHERLAEELSNYMEFRKACLDQRSLVAFATTNISVLQECV is encoded by the coding sequence ATGGATTCACATCAACTAGAACTACCAGACGGATTGAATAACATGACGATGGATGCAGACACTTTAATTAGCCTTTTTGTGCTCGTTGTTTGCAGAAGTGAACAAAAGCACCTTAAAAGTCATCTTTACTatttgcaaaatttttcgaataactcttcttctacaAAATTCGGCATTCTAGGGTATGCTGTATCCACACTGGAAGCAGTGGTTTGTTATTTCGAAGACTTCAACAAAAATACAGGCAACGTGGCGAAAGCTAACACATTATGTGAAAAAACTAAGAATTTATTAGATAAGTTGTCATGTGAAAACCCCACAAATGAAGTAGAAGATCTGGCAACATACAAGGATATTTTGACCTACAGAAATGAGCAAGGACAATCCATTCTATCCATATGTATAACAAATCATAAAAACTACATCTTATTAGATATTCTTTCTGAATATGAAAACGACTTTCCAGTAGAAGACCTTTTAGAGGACGAAACGATTGATGGTTCTACGCTGCTTATAGAATCGATAAAAGCAGGAAATTTAGAAGCCGCGAAAGTTCTCATAAAGATCATGCTGTTCAATTGTACTGAAGAGGAGCTGGTTTCTTATATCAATAAAACAGATAAATATGCACGTACCGTGGCTCATTATCTAACCCATGAAATGGATATACTTAAAAGCATCGGAAATTATATTGATTGGAAACGAAAAAATTCCAGTGGACAAACGCCTTTATTTTCCATCTTTAGAAGTTATGATCAACCAAATTATGAAGAAATGGTGAAGACCGCATTTGATATCGCAAATACTTGGTATAGAAAGCACAACAGTTTGTTTGACTATCTAGACCACACCGATAATAAGGGCAATAGCTTGTTGCatgttttgaaaacaaacaTTCCAATCCTTTTACAACTGACTAAGCTAGATATTAATGAGGAAAATTATAAGGGATTGACGCCATTAATGGTATATGTGAAGTACAAAAGACTAAGTAATATTGACGCCATCACGAAAGACCGTCGACTTATATTAGAGAAGGTTCAAAACTCGACCTTCTTCACTTGTTTTGATTATGCAAAAGATCACTCGGTACTAAGCAAGATAGGAGAAAGGGGTGTCAAAGATTCACTTTTTGGattaatatattttcattctttgCGATATCATAATTTAAATGCGACAACAAATATAACATCCGTTTCAAATGCAGAGAAACCTTTCGCCACTACTGTTATTAACATGAAAACAATTCAAGGCTTACTACGCTCAATTCTGAAAGACAATCCGTTCACCTTTTTGCCATTAAATACCTATATCGATGAAATATCGCACTTAAACCGTTCTGATTTAACAATAATCGGGAAAACAGATGTCACATCGTTACTTCACCAATTAACTAACTGCTTCAACGTTCTTTTATtcctgaaaaaaattccagAAAATTTGTTCACTGATGAGGCTTCTATCTTATATTGGATGCGCATAAACACTTCTAAAAGAAACCAGAAACCCtcaggaaaagaaaatccaaaaaCAATGGAACCCGAGGAGATTAATATGATACAAAGCTTTTTACgttttaattttgatgaGATTTCATCATTTAAGGCAAGcttgaatattttgaggAAAGTCTTaatatttattaatttGAAATCCGATGATTTCGAGGATGCTTATAAGGGTCTTAACGAAATGGGTAGAAAATTAATTAATAGTGAAGCATCCAGCGCATTTAAGGGGATTATAACAAATCATAATATGTTCAGTGAATTATCGCTAGCAGCACTACTAGAAAACGTGCGTTTCTTGGAACAATGTACTATCCAACTATCTAGTTTCGTTCAGAtaattttatttgaaaaaattccgAACTGGTGGAAACATTATGGTGAGTTTTTAGCTTTACATAAAAGCTATCGGAAGGCTTTTCCTAACATGGTTAAGCCAAAAAGTGCATCAGATACCTCTAGTCGTGCTCCACTTGGTGGTTTTATTGAAACGAAGCGTGAACAATCGGAGCAAAGACTAGCGGTTCAGATAAAGGCCTCTTCAAAAATGCTCAAAGAACTTGGAAGCGAAATTTTTGTAGCTCACGAAAGGTTGGCCGAGGAACTAAGCAATTATATGGAGTTCAGGAAGGCGTGCTTAGATCAGCGTAGTCTTGTGGCATTTGCCACAACCAACATTAGCGTTCTTCAAGAATGTGTTTAA
- the YPT7 gene encoding Rab family GTPase YPT7 (Rab family GTPase; GTP-binding protein of the rab family; required for homotypic fusion event in vacuole inheritance, for endosome-endosome fusion; localizes to sites of contact between the vacuole and mitochondria (vCLAMPs); interacts with the cargo selection/retromer complex for retrograde sorting; similar to mammalian Rab7): protein MSSRKKNILKVIILGDSGVGKTSLMHRYVNDKYSQQYKATIGADFLTKEVTVDGDKVATMQVWDTAGQERFQSLGVAFYRGADCCVLVYDVTNASSFENIKSWRDEFLVHANVNSPETFPFVILGNKIDAEESKKIVSEKSAQELAKSLGDIPLFLTSAKNAINVDTAFEEIARSALQQNQADTEAFEDDYNDAINIRLDGENNSCSC, encoded by the coding sequence ATGTCttctagaaaaaaaaatattttgaaagtaATCATCCTAGGTGACTCTGGTGTTGGGAAGACCTCCTTGATGCACCGTTATGTCAATGATAAGTATTCTCAACAGTATAAAGCAACAATTGGGGCTGACTTTTTAACAAAAGAGGTGACAGTTGACGGTGATAAAGTTGCCACCATGCAAGTTTGGGATACTGCTGGACAGGAACGTTTCCAATCACTGGGTGTTGCTTTCTATAGAGGTGCAGATTGTTGCGTTTTGGTCTACGATGTGACCAATGCCAGTTCCTTTGAGAATATTAAGTCTTGGCGAGATGAATTTCTAGTGCATGCGAACGTAAACTCACCAGAAACATTTCCATTTGTTATACTGggaaataaaattgatgCCGAAgaatctaaaaaaattgtatcAGAAAAGTCCGCTCAGGAGCTTGCTAAATCATTAGGCGATATTCCTTTGTTTTTAACAAGTGCCAAAAACGCCATAAACGTTGATACCgcatttgaagaaattgcaaGGAGTGCTTTACAACAGAATCAAGCTGATACAGAAGCCTTTGAAGATGACTATAATGATGCCATCAATATTCGCCTAGATGGAGAAAATAATTCTTGTAGCTGTTGA
- the CDC5 gene encoding polo kinase CDC5 (Polo-like kinase required for mitotic exit; regulates mitotic spindle assembly, nuclear shape, and protein localization to the nucleolus and SPBs; controls targeting and activation of Rho1p at the division site via Rho1p-GEFs; role in adaptation to DNA damage promotes genome instability during replicative senescence; regulates meiotic commitment, spindle assembly, chiasmata formation, recombination intermediate resolution and SC disassembly; human homologs PLK1 and PLK3 complement cdc5 mutants) has protein sequence MSLGPLKAINDKQLNTRSKLVHTPIKGNTADLVGKENHFKQTKRLDPNNDHHHQPAQKKKREKLSALCKTPPSLIKTRGKDYHRGHFLGEGGFARCFQIKDDSGEIFAAKTVAKASIKSEKTRKKLLSEIQIHKSMSHPNIVQFIDCFEDDSNVYILLEICPNGSLMELLKRRKVLTEPEVRFFTTQICGAIKYMHSRRVIHRDLKLGNIFFDSNYNLKIGDFGLAAVLANESERKYTICGTPNYIAPEVLMGKHSGHSFEVDIWSLGVMLYALLIGKPPFQARDVNTIYERIKCRDFSFPRDKPISDEGKILIRDILSLDPIERPSLTEIMDYVWFRGTFPPSIPSTVMSEAPNFEDIPEEQSLVNFKDCMEKSLLLESMSSDKIQRQKRDYISSIKSSIDKLEEYHQNRPFLPHSLSPGGTKQKYKEVVDIEAQRRLNDLAREARIRRAQQAVLRKELIATSTNVIKSEISLRILASECHLTLNGIVEAEAQYKMGGLPKSRLPKIKHPMIVTKWVDYSNKHGFSYQLSTEDIGVLFNNGTTVLRLADAEEFWYISYDDREGWVASHYLLSEKPRELSRHLEVVDFFAKYMKANLSRVSTFGREEYHKDDVFLRRYTRYKPFVMFELSDGTFQFNFKDHHKMAISDGGKLVTYISPSHESTTYPLVEVLKYGEIPGYPESNFREKLTLIKEGLKQKSTIVTVD, from the coding sequence ATGTCGTTGGGTCCTCTTAAAGCTATCAATGATAAGCAATTGAATACCCGTTCCAAGTTAGTTCACACCCCAATAAAGGGAAATACCGCAGACCTCGtaggaaaagaaaatcactTTAAACAAACAAAGAGACTAGATCCGAATAATGATCATCACCACCAGCCAgctcaaaaaaagaaaagggaaaagTTATCAGCTTTGTGTAAAACACCACCTTCATTAATCAAaacaagaggaaaagaCTATCACCGAGGTCATTTTTTAGGTGAAGGTGGATTTGCTCGCTGTTTCCAAATTAAGGACGATTCAGGCGAAATTTTTGCTGCCAAAACAGTTGCTAAAGCCTCAATTAAATCAGAgaagacaagaaaaaagttgttGTCGGAGATTCAAATTCATAAAAGTATGTCCCATCCAAATATCGTTCAGTTTATTGATTGTTTTGAGGATGATAGCAATGTCTATATCTTATTGGAGATATGCCCCAACGGTTCATTAATGGAATTactaaaaagaagaaaagttttaaCAGAACCAGAAGTTAGATTTTTCACCACTCAAATATGTGGTGCAATTAAGTATATGCATTCAAGAAGAGTTATACATAGAGATTTAAAACTTGGTAACATCTTCTTCGATTCAAACTATAACTTAAAGATTGGTGACTTCGGTCTGGCAGCTGTGTTGGCGAATGAAAGTGAACGTAAATACACCATATGCGGAACACCTAATTACATCGCACCTGAAGTGTTGATGGGTAAGCATTCTGGACATTCATTTGAAGTAGATATTTGGTCATTAGGTGTTATGCTTTATGCTTTGTTGATTGGTAAGCCACCCTTCCAAGCAAGAGATGTAAACACTATTTATGAAAGAATCAAATGTCGTGATTTTTCGTTTCCAAGAGATAAACCAATCTCAGATGAAGGTAAGATTTTAATAAGAGACATTCTATCCTTAGATCCAATAGAAAGGCCCTCTTTGACTGAAATTATGGATTATGTATGGTTTAGGGGAACTTTCCCACCATCTATTCCTTCGACGGTCATGTCAGAAGCACCAAATTTTGAGGATATTCCTGAAGAGCAGTCACTGGTTAACTTCAAAGATTGCATGGAAAAATCTCTACTATTAGAAAGCATGAGCAGCGATAAAATTCAGCGTCAAAAGAGGGattatatttcttcaattaaATCTAGTATCGATAAACTAGAAGAGTACCACCAAAACAGACCATTTTTACCACATTCTTTATCCCCTGGCGGGACGAAACAGAAATATAAGGAGGTTGTTGATATAGAGGCACAAAGAAGATTAAACGATTTGGCTCGTGAAGCAAGGATACGTAGAGCACAACAGGCCGTTTTGAGAAAAGAATTAATAGCTACATCGACCAATGTCATTAAATCAGAAATCTCCTTGAGAATATTAGCCAGTGAGTGTCATCTTACTTTGAATGGCATTGTAGAAGCAGAAGCTCAGTATAAAATGGGAGGTCTTCCGAAATCAAGATTGCCTAAAATTAAACACCCAATGATAGTTACCAAGTGGGTCGACTACTCCAACAAACACGGATTCTCCTATCAGTTATCAACAGAGGATATTGGTGTcttatttaataatggcACCACAGTTCTCCGATTGGCAGATGCAGAAGAGTTTTGGTATATTAGTTATGACGATCGGGAAGGTTGGGTAGCAAGTCATTATTTATTGAGCGAAAAACCACGAGAGCTAAGTAGACATTTAGAagtagttgatttttttgccaaGTACATGAAGGCAAATTTGAGCCGAGTATCTACGTTTGGCAGAGAAGAATATCATAAAGATGATGTATTTTTGAGAAGATACACAAGGTATAAACCATTTGTTATGTTTGAACTAAGTGATGGTACTTTCCagttcaatttcaaagatcATCATAAAATGGCAATATCCGACGGAGGTAAATTGGTGACCTACATTTCTCCCTCCCATGAAAGCACCACATATCCCTTAGTTGAAGTACTAAAATATGGCGAGATCCCAGGATATCCAGAAAGTAACTTTAGAGAGAAACTAACTTTGATAAAGGAAGGTTTGAAGCAGAAGTCCACAATTGTTACCGTAGATTAA
- a CDS encoding uncharacterized protein (hypothetical protein), producing MIFECTSFETRHILNSYSCATQLSYNTYRITEKVNPIQAAVSKNNKPFVSNSDSAFFPIFSSFNFVAYTTLTFKKT from the coding sequence ATGATCTTTGAATGTACATCCTTTGAAACAAGGCATATCTTGAACAGTTACTCTTGTGCTACTCAACTTTCGTACAATACATATAGAATCACTGAGAAAGTAAATCCAATTCAAGCGGCAGTTTCAAAGAACAATAAGCCTTTTGTGTCAAATTCTGattctgctttttttcctattttttcatccttcAATTTTGTGGCATATACTACATTAACTTTCAAGAAAacttaa
- the MIX17 gene encoding Mix17p (Mitochondrial intermembrane space protein; required for normal oxygen consumption; contains twin cysteine-x9-cysteine motifs; protein abundance increases in response to DNA replication stress) — MARSRGSSRPISRSRPTQTRSASTMAAPVHPQQQQQPNAYSHPPAAGAQTRQPGMFAQMASTAAGVAVGSTIGHTLGAGITGMFSGSGSDSAPVEQQQQNMANTSGQTQTDQQLGRTCEIDARNFTRCLDENNGNFQICDYYLQQLKACQEAARQY, encoded by the coding sequence ATGGCACGTTCAAGAGGATCATCAAGACCTATATCGAGATCGAGACCTACTCAGACAAGGTCCGCTTCTACCATGGCGGCTCCAGTTCATccacaacaacaacaacaaccaaATGCCTATTCACACCCTCCTGCTGCAGGTGCCCAAACGAGACAGCCAGGTATGTTTGCGCAGATGGCCTCCACTGCTGCAGGTGTTGCCGTTGGTAGCACCATTGGACACACCCTAGGTGCAGGTATTACCGGTATGTTTTCCGGATCCGGGTCTGATTCCGCTCCTGTTgagcaacaacagcaaaatATGGCCAACACCTCCGGCCAAACCCAAACGGACCAGCAGTTGGGAAGAACTTGTGAAATAGACGCGAGAAACTTTACACGTTGTTTGGATGAAAACAACGGCAACTTCCAGATATGTGATTATTACTTGCAGCAACTAAAAGCCTGCCAGGAAGCTGCACGTCAATACTAA